In one Polaribacter sp. ALD11 genomic region, the following are encoded:
- a CDS encoding family 10 glycosylhydrolase, with translation MKVKQLLFFMSILILASCNQKQEKKLINASTKEDTFTFGTWITSSKNKTNASYIAEFKRYKEGGIDELLINTGTDPKELERLAPLAAKEGLKVHAWIMAVNRPGDTIALKHPEWYMVSRDGKSCFDTRPYVGYYQWLCPTRTESRNHILGLVEGLSKVDGIESVHLDYIRFPDIFLPIGLLPKYDLKQETEMAEFDFCYCEVCISEFEKIHHKNPLESENTAIDMEWKNFRLNAIRNLVNDAYEIVHKNNKNLTAAVFPYPEMADHMVRQRWDKWNIDAVYPMIYHGFYNEEIDWIGYATKQGVTDLEDKDVAINTGVYLPPFSSSEELKQAIHLAKENGAKGITFFDGPQLTDDYLKTIKEIKKTL, from the coding sequence ATGAAAGTAAAACAACTATTGTTTTTTATGTCAATTTTAATTTTGGCAAGCTGTAATCAAAAACAAGAAAAAAAACTCATCAATGCCTCTACAAAAGAGGATACATTTACTTTTGGTACTTGGATAACCTCTAGCAAAAACAAAACCAACGCTAGTTATATTGCCGAGTTTAAGAGATATAAAGAAGGTGGAATTGACGAACTTTTAATAAATACAGGCACAGACCCTAAAGAACTAGAGCGCTTAGCTCCTTTGGCTGCCAAAGAAGGTTTAAAAGTACATGCGTGGATTATGGCTGTAAACAGACCTGGAGACACAATTGCGTTGAAACACCCAGAATGGTATATGGTGAGTAGAGATGGTAAATCTTGTTTTGATACCCGTCCGTATGTTGGTTATTACCAATGGTTATGCCCAACAAGAACCGAGTCTAGAAATCATATTTTAGGTCTAGTGGAAGGTTTGTCTAAAGTTGACGGAATTGAAAGTGTTCATTTAGATTACATTCGTTTCCCAGATATTTTCTTGCCAATTGGTTTACTTCCAAAGTACGACTTAAAACAAGAGACTGAAATGGCAGAATTTGATTTTTGTTATTGCGAAGTTTGCATTAGTGAGTTTGAAAAAATTCATCATAAAAATCCTTTAGAAAGTGAAAATACAGCAATTGATATGGAATGGAAAAATTTCAGATTGAATGCTATCCGAAACCTAGTAAATGACGCTTATGAAATTGTTCATAAGAACAATAAAAACTTAACAGCTGCTGTTTTTCCCTATCCAGAAATGGCCGATCATATGGTTCGCCAACGTTGGGACAAATGGAATATTGATGCAGTGTATCCTATGATTTATCATGGTTTTTATAATGAAGAAATCGATTGGATTGGGTATGCAACAAAACAAGGTGTAACAGATTTAGAAGATAAAGATGTTGCTATAAACACAGGCGTATATTTACCGCCTTTTTCATCTAGCGAAGAGTTAAAGCAAGCCATCCATTTAGCGAAAGAAAATGGCGCAAAAGGAATTACTTTTTTTGATGGTCCACAATTAACAGACGACTATTTAAAAACAATTAAAGAAATTAAGAAAACTCTATAA
- a CDS encoding glycoside hydrolase family 18 protein has product MKFIKYLFIIPLFFACSNSTKKSNDKKVAIESVNNAAVNKDFKIIGYAAGYEDYDFSKIDATKLTHINFAFANIVDGKAKFELETDKAKIATLISLKKQNPNLKVLYSVGGWVWSDQFSTMAAYEASRKKFAESCVNLLLEHGFDGVDLDWEYPGQRGEDNPFRPSDKDNFTLLLAEIRKALDVEGNKNNTYYLLTIATGADETYIEQTNLGEAHQYLDFINVMCYDFYQGWYYQTGHHANLYPSEKDTYNVNSGVDAMERHLEAGVPADKLVMGIPFYGRQWKKVSSTTDGLNDHSLEGGYIVSYKDLKKKVATGKYKEMYDESAKASYLWSETDSTFVSWETSKDIKLKAAFIKENGFGGAMFWEYSLDKDQELLNTLFENLKE; this is encoded by the coding sequence ATGAAATTCATAAAATATCTTTTTATAATACCACTTTTTTTTGCCTGCTCAAATAGCACTAAAAAATCTAATGACAAAAAAGTAGCAATAGAATCGGTTAATAATGCAGCTGTAAATAAAGATTTTAAAATAATTGGGTATGCTGCTGGTTATGAAGATTATGATTTCTCTAAAATTGATGCGACTAAATTAACACACATCAATTTTGCATTTGCAAATATTGTAGATGGTAAAGCAAAGTTTGAGTTAGAAACAGATAAAGCTAAAATTGCGACGCTGATATCACTAAAAAAACAAAATCCAAATTTAAAAGTATTGTATTCTGTAGGTGGTTGGGTTTGGTCTGATCAATTTTCTACAATGGCAGCTTATGAAGCTTCCAGAAAAAAATTCGCAGAAAGTTGTGTAAACCTATTACTAGAACATGGTTTTGATGGTGTCGATTTAGATTGGGAATACCCAGGGCAACGTGGAGAAGACAATCCTTTTCGTCCTTCAGACAAAGATAATTTCACCTTGCTTTTGGCAGAAATTCGCAAAGCTTTAGATGTTGAAGGAAATAAAAATAATACATACTATTTGTTAACCATTGCTACGGGAGCTGATGAAACTTATATAGAACAAACTAATTTGGGGGAAGCGCATCAATATCTCGATTTTATAAATGTAATGTGTTATGATTTTTATCAAGGTTGGTATTATCAAACAGGGCATCATGCAAATTTATATCCTTCAGAAAAAGATACATACAATGTGAATAGCGGAGTAGATGCTATGGAAAGACATTTGGAAGCAGGCGTGCCAGCAGATAAGTTAGTTATGGGAATTCCTTTCTATGGAAGACAATGGAAAAAGGTAAGTTCTACAACAGATGGTTTAAATGATCACTCGCTAGAGGGCGGTTATATTGTGTCTTACAAAGACCTTAAGAAAAAAGTAGCAACAGGAAAATATAAAGAAATGTATGATGAATCTGCAAAAGCTTCCTATTTATGGAGTGAAACCGATAGTACATTTGTTTCTTGGGAAACGTCTAAAGATATTAAATTAAAAGCAGCGTTTATAAAGGAAAACGGATTTGGAGGCGCTATGTTCTGGGAATATAGTTTAGACAAAGATCAGGAATTGTTGAACACACTTTTTGAAAATTTAAAGGAATAA